In Pseudomonas fluorescens NCIMB 11764, a single window of DNA contains:
- a CDS encoding NAD(P)H-binding protein has translation MKTSQETILITGATGKTGRRIVQRLQAQGVSVRLGSRRASPAFDWEDRSTWAAAIDGVRAVYLSFQPDLAVPGAVETVQAFTDQAVKSGVRKLVLLSGRGEIEAEQAERVVQNSGADWTILRASWFFQNFSEAHFLEPILQGELALPVGNIAEPFVDVEDIAEIAVVALTKPGHAGQLYELTGPRALTFTEAVAEIARETERGIAYVAVPPDAYRQALEQAQVPAELIDLVLYLFTTILDGRNTPVTDGVQRALGRPARDFSDYVRRTAATGVWASEE, from the coding sequence ATGAAAACCTCCCAGGAAACCATCCTGATTACCGGTGCTACGGGCAAGACAGGGCGGCGAATTGTTCAGCGATTGCAAGCGCAGGGAGTGTCTGTCCGCTTGGGCTCCCGAAGGGCCAGTCCCGCTTTCGACTGGGAGGATCGAAGCACGTGGGCCGCCGCGATCGATGGCGTTCGCGCCGTCTACCTCTCGTTCCAACCGGACCTCGCAGTCCCCGGTGCCGTTGAGACGGTGCAGGCATTCACCGATCAAGCGGTCAAGAGCGGCGTGCGTAAACTGGTGCTGCTGTCGGGGCGTGGCGAAATTGAAGCGGAACAAGCCGAACGCGTCGTTCAAAACAGCGGGGCCGACTGGACCATCCTGCGGGCCAGCTGGTTTTTTCAGAACTTCAGCGAAGCCCATTTTCTCGAGCCGATTTTGCAAGGAGAACTGGCCCTCCCCGTCGGCAACATCGCCGAGCCCTTTGTCGACGTGGAAGACATCGCCGAGATCGCGGTCGTAGCACTGACCAAGCCGGGACACGCAGGCCAACTGTATGAACTGACGGGTCCGCGAGCATTGACCTTCACGGAGGCTGTCGCTGAAATTGCCCGTGAGACGGAACGGGGCATTGCGTACGTTGCGGTACCGCCGGACGCCTATCGGCAGGCGTTGGAACAGGCGCAGGTACCCGCCGAACTGATCGATCTGGTGCTTTATCTCTTCACGACCATACTCGATGGCCGCAATACACCTGTGACCGATGGCGTACAGCGTGCGCTGGGTCGCCCGGCACGGGACTTCAGCGACTATGTTCGACGCACTGCCGCCACAGGTGTCTGGGCAAGCGAAGAGTGA
- a CDS encoding TetR/AcrR family transcriptional regulator, with translation MPKKATEIVEQPASEPARRNPTQQRSRERQERILAAATQLTASKGSDQLKMSEIAECCGISIGSLYQYFPDKSSVIQTLAERYNAESRRCIEAALAAVEDAQGLSAAFSALLDEYYEIVLATPAMRDIWSGMQADKHLMALELQESRIAGGLLAEVMMRVYPGSDAGQVQASAFLIWHLGEATMRLAISCAPEEGRGLVEAFKRMALREIIGLTAGTKGVATARPAC, from the coding sequence GTGCCCAAGAAAGCCACCGAAATCGTCGAACAGCCTGCCTCCGAGCCGGCCCGGCGTAATCCCACGCAACAACGCAGTCGCGAGCGCCAGGAGCGAATCCTCGCGGCGGCGACACAATTGACTGCGAGCAAGGGCAGCGATCAACTCAAAATGAGTGAGATAGCTGAATGCTGCGGGATTTCCATCGGCTCGCTTTATCAGTACTTTCCGGACAAAAGTTCGGTCATACAGACCCTGGCAGAGCGCTACAACGCCGAAAGCCGTCGCTGTATCGAAGCGGCGCTGGCGGCGGTTGAAGATGCGCAAGGGCTGAGCGCAGCCTTTTCAGCGCTGCTCGACGAGTATTACGAGATCGTCCTGGCAACACCGGCGATGCGCGACATCTGGTCGGGCATGCAGGCAGACAAACACCTCATGGCGCTGGAGTTGCAGGAAAGCCGGATTGCCGGTGGGCTGTTGGCTGAGGTGATGATGCGGGTGTATCCAGGCAGTGACGCGGGGCAGGTCCAGGCCTCGGCATTTCTGATCTGGCACCTGGGCGAAGCGACCATGCGTCTGGCCATCTCATGTGCGCCCGAAGAGGGGCGCGGACTGGTCGAGGCGTTCAAGCGAATGGCTTTGCGTGAGATCATCGGGTTGACGGCTGGGACGAAGGGCGTCGCAACCGCCAGACCTGCCTGTTAA
- a CDS encoding DNA topoisomerase IB: MPDSALPDVLPPDLHYVDDTQPGITRKKLRGKFCYFEPTGQRITDPDEIKRINALAVPPAYTDVWICADPRGHLQATGRDARGRKQYRYHPRWREVRDADKYSRLRDFGLALPKLRKQLETLLEAPGFSRDKVMATVITLLDATLIRVGNTQYARDNRSYGLTTLRNRHVEVNGSAIRFQFRGKSGVEHQITVKDRRLARIIKRCQEIPGQNLFQYLDENGERHTVSSSDVNAYLQTLTGADFTAKDYRTWAGSALALAVLRELQWEPESDAKRHVVEMVKNVARQLGNTPAVCRKCYIHPAVLDGFLLGALAELPRPRTRKGLRAEEVGLAMYLERMIEASQPTN; encoded by the coding sequence ATGCCCGATTCCGCATTGCCCGACGTGCTGCCGCCCGACCTGCACTACGTCGACGACACCCAGCCCGGCATCACTCGCAAGAAACTGCGCGGCAAGTTTTGCTACTTCGAACCCACGGGTCAGCGCATCACTGATCCGGACGAGATCAAGCGCATCAACGCCCTCGCCGTCCCTCCGGCCTACACCGACGTATGGATTTGCGCCGACCCGCGCGGGCACCTGCAAGCCACCGGCCGCGATGCCCGGGGGCGCAAACAATACCGTTACCACCCGCGCTGGCGGGAAGTACGCGATGCCGATAAATACTCGCGGTTGCGGGACTTCGGGCTGGCCCTGCCGAAGCTGCGCAAACAGCTTGAAACACTGTTGGAGGCGCCGGGTTTCAGCCGCGACAAAGTCATGGCCACGGTCATTACCTTGCTGGATGCGACCCTGATCCGGGTCGGCAATACGCAGTACGCGCGGGACAATCGCTCCTATGGGTTGACCACCCTGCGCAACCGTCACGTCGAGGTCAACGGCAGTGCGATCCGGTTCCAGTTCCGTGGCAAGAGCGGTGTCGAACACCAGATCACCGTGAAAGACCGGCGTCTGGCGCGAATCATCAAACGCTGCCAGGAAATTCCCGGGCAAAACCTGTTTCAGTATCTGGATGAAAACGGTGAACGGCACACCGTCAGTTCCTCCGACGTAAATGCCTATCTGCAAACGCTGACCGGCGCTGACTTCACCGCCAAGGATTACCGCACCTGGGCCGGCAGCGCCCTGGCATTGGCCGTGCTGCGCGAGTTGCAGTGGGAGCCGGAGTCTGATGCCAAGCGCCATGTAGTGGAAATGGTCAAGAACGTCGCCAGGCAACTCGGCAACACCCCGGCGGTCTGTCGCAAGTGCTATATCCACCCGGCGGTGCTCGACGGCTTTCTGCTGGGGGCATTGGCCGAGTTACCGCGACCCAGAACCCGTAAAGGCCTCAGGGCCGAAGAAGTCGGGCTGGCGATGTACCTGGAACGGATGATCGAGGCGTCTCAACCGACGAACTGA
- the modC gene encoding molybdenum ABC transporter ATP-binding protein, whose translation MIKTRLKLNYSGFALDVDLHLPGRGVTALYGHSGSGKTTCLRCIAGLERAEQGFIQVNDEVWQDSDRKIFVAPHKRALGYVFQEASLFPHLSVLANLQFGLRRIPQQLRRVDMAHATELLGIGHLLDRHPQNLSGGERQRIGIARALLTSPKLLLMDEPLAALDSQRKSEILPYLQRLHDELDIPVLYVSHSQDEVARLADHIVLLSHGKALASGPIGETLARLDLPLALGDDAGVVIEGHVSTYDADYQLLTLQLPGAALNIRVTHTPMDAGQALRCKVQARDVSLSLQSVEHSSILNRLPVTVVSEMGADNAAHVLIRLDAAGTPLLARITRYSRDQLNVHPGQQLWAQIKAVAVLA comes from the coding sequence ATGATCAAAACGCGTCTGAAACTGAACTACTCGGGGTTCGCCCTGGATGTGGATTTGCACCTGCCGGGCCGTGGCGTCACCGCGCTGTACGGTCACTCCGGCTCAGGCAAAACCACCTGCCTGCGCTGCATTGCAGGCCTTGAACGGGCAGAACAGGGTTTTATCCAGGTCAACGATGAAGTCTGGCAGGACAGCGACAGGAAGATTTTCGTCGCGCCGCACAAGCGCGCGCTCGGTTATGTCTTTCAGGAAGCCAGCCTGTTTCCGCATCTGTCGGTGCTGGCGAACCTGCAATTCGGTCTCAGGCGAATCCCGCAACAACTGCGCCGGGTCGACATGGCTCACGCGACTGAACTGCTGGGCATCGGCCATCTGCTGGATCGTCACCCACAAAACCTCTCCGGCGGTGAACGGCAGCGCATTGGCATCGCCCGCGCCCTGCTGACCAGCCCGAAGCTGTTGCTGATGGACGAACCGCTGGCGGCACTGGATTCGCAACGCAAAAGCGAAATCCTGCCGTACCTGCAACGGTTGCACGATGAACTGGACATCCCGGTGCTGTACGTCAGTCATTCCCAGGATGAGGTGGCTCGGCTGGCTGACCACATCGTCCTGCTCAGCCACGGCAAGGCACTGGCCAGCGGCCCTATCGGTGAAACCCTGGCCCGTCTCGACCTGCCATTGGCGTTGGGCGATGACGCTGGCGTCGTGATCGAGGGCCATGTCAGTACGTATGACGCGGACTATCAATTGCTGACCCTGCAATTACCGGGCGCCGCGCTGAACATTCGCGTGACACACACACCGATGGACGCCGGCCAGGCACTTCGCTGCAAGGTTCAGGCGCGCGATGTCAGTCTCAGCCTGCAAAGCGTCGAGCACAGCAGCATTCTCAATCGTCTGCCGGTGACGGTGGTCAGTGAAATGGGCGCGGACAACGCCGCCCACGTGCTGATTCGGCTGGACGCGGCCGGCACGCCGCTGCTGGCACGGATCACCCGCTACTCCCGGGATCAATTGAACGTGCACCCCGGCCAGCAACTCTGGGCGCAGATCAAGGCGGTGGCGGTGCTGGCGTAA
- the modB gene encoding molybdate ABC transporter permease subunit codes for MTLSSADFSAIWLTLKLASLTTVILLIIGTPIALWLSRTQSWLRGPIGAIVALPLVLPPTVIGFYLLLALGPNGFVGHFTQSLGLGTLTFSFAGLVIGSVLYSMPFVVQPLQNAFSAIGSRPLEVAATLRANPWDTFFSVILPLARPGFITAAILGFAHTVGEFGVVLMIGGNIPDKTRVVSVQIYDHVEAMEYAQAHWLAGAMLVFSFAVLLALYSSRKTRAGWS; via the coding sequence ATGACTCTATCGAGCGCCGACTTTTCCGCGATCTGGCTGACCCTGAAGCTCGCCTCCCTGACGACGGTTATCCTGCTGATCATCGGCACTCCGATTGCGTTGTGGCTGTCGCGCACCCAGTCCTGGTTGCGCGGCCCGATCGGGGCGATCGTCGCCCTGCCCCTGGTGTTGCCACCCACGGTGATTGGCTTTTATCTTTTGCTGGCGTTGGGTCCTAACGGTTTTGTCGGCCACTTCACCCAGTCACTGGGGCTCGGCACCCTGACCTTCAGTTTTGCCGGGTTGGTGATCGGTTCGGTGCTCTACTCGATGCCGTTCGTGGTGCAGCCGCTGCAGAATGCTTTCTCTGCCATCGGCAGCCGTCCGCTGGAAGTGGCCGCGACCTTGCGCGCCAATCCCTGGGACACCTTTTTCAGTGTGATCCTGCCGCTGGCCCGACCGGGTTTCATCACGGCGGCGATTCTCGGTTTCGCCCATACCGTTGGCGAATTTGGTGTGGTGCTGATGATCGGCGGCAACATTCCCGACAAGACCCGAGTGGTCTCGGTGCAAATCTACGATCACGTCGAGGCCATGGAATATGCCCAGGCCCACTGGTTGGCCGGGGCGATGTTAGTGTTCTCTTTCGCAGTGTTGCTGGCGCTCTACTCCAGTCGCAAAACCAGAGCAGGCTGGAGCTGA
- the modA gene encoding molybdate ABC transporter substrate-binding protein, with the protein MTIRASRFAPICLASLLAVFAIGAAQADEVQVAVAANFTAPIQAIAADFEKDTGHKLVTSFGATGQFYTQIKNGAPFEVFLSADDTTALKLEAEGETVKGSRFTYAVGTLALWSAKEGYVDAKGKTLSDNQYQHLSIANPKTAPYGLAATQVLARLGLTDKVKDKIVEGQNITQAYQFVSTGNAELGFVALSQIYKDGKVTSGSAWIVPASLHEPIKQDAVILNKGKGNPAAKALVDYLKGPKAAAVIKSYGYQL; encoded by the coding sequence ATGACCATTCGTGCCTCACGTTTTGCCCCCATCTGCCTGGCGAGCCTGCTCGCAGTGTTCGCCATCGGCGCTGCCCAGGCCGATGAAGTCCAGGTCGCTGTCGCGGCCAACTTCACCGCGCCGATCCAGGCCATCGCTGCCGACTTCGAAAAAGACACCGGGCATAAACTGGTCACCTCCTTTGGTGCAACCGGCCAGTTCTACACCCAGATCAAGAATGGCGCGCCGTTCGAAGTGTTCCTCTCAGCGGACGACACCACCGCGCTAAAACTCGAAGCCGAAGGTGAGACGGTCAAGGGGTCGCGCTTCACCTACGCCGTCGGCACCCTCGCGCTTTGGTCGGCCAAGGAAGGTTACGTCGATGCCAAGGGCAAAACGTTGAGCGACAATCAATACCAGCATCTGTCGATCGCCAACCCGAAAACCGCGCCTTACGGCCTCGCCGCCACCCAGGTACTGGCCAGGCTGGGCCTGACCGACAAGGTCAAAGACAAAATCGTTGAAGGCCAGAACATCACCCAGGCTTACCAGTTCGTTTCCACCGGCAACGCAGAACTGGGCTTCGTCGCCTTGTCGCAGATCTACAAAGACGGCAAAGTGACCAGCGGTTCGGCGTGGATCGTTCCAGCCAGCCTGCACGAACCGATCAAACAAGATGCGGTGATCCTCAACAAAGGCAAGGGCAACCCGGCTGCCAAGGCACTGGTTGACTACCTCAAGGGGCCGAAAGCCGCCGCTGTCATCAAGTCCTACGGTTACCAACTCTAA
- a CDS encoding NAD(P)H-dependent flavin oxidoreductase yields the protein MSQWPDTRILDLLGIELPIIQAPMAGATGSAMVIAASNAGGLGSMPAAMLSTEQLREELKTIRQHTQRPFNVNFFCHQPPAADEQRARDWKNLLEPYYRELGVDFDAPTPVSNRAPFDHATCEVIEECRPDVVSFHFGLPEKSLLDRVKATGAKVLSSATTVEEAIWLEQNGCDAIIAMGYEAGGHRGMFLSEDLSSQVGVFALVPQIVDAVKVPVIAAGGIADARGVAAAFMLGASAVQVGTAYLFTPEAKVSASHHKALRTAKESETAVTNIFTGRPARGILNRVMRELGPMSDKAPAFPLAGGALMPLRAKGEADFSNLWAGQAFTLGVEMTTAELTRRLAEEGLAKLLRV from the coding sequence ATGAGCCAATGGCCAGACACCCGAATTCTTGATCTGCTGGGGATCGAACTGCCCATCATCCAGGCGCCGATGGCTGGCGCCACCGGGTCGGCCATGGTGATCGCGGCGAGCAACGCCGGTGGCCTGGGCTCGATGCCTGCGGCGATGCTCAGCACCGAGCAGTTGCGCGAAGAATTGAAGACGATCCGCCAACACACTCAACGCCCTTTCAATGTCAATTTCTTCTGTCACCAACCACCGGCAGCCGACGAGCAACGCGCTCGAGACTGGAAGAATCTGCTGGAACCTTATTACCGGGAACTGGGGGTGGACTTCGACGCGCCGACGCCGGTGTCCAATCGCGCCCCCTTCGATCACGCGACTTGCGAAGTGATCGAAGAATGTCGCCCCGACGTGGTGAGCTTTCACTTCGGCCTGCCCGAAAAATCCCTGCTGGATCGCGTCAAGGCCACCGGCGCAAAGGTGCTGTCGTCAGCAACGACCGTCGAAGAAGCGATCTGGCTTGAGCAAAACGGTTGTGACGCAATCATCGCCATGGGTTATGAAGCCGGAGGCCATCGGGGCATGTTCCTCAGCGAGGATCTGAGCAGCCAGGTGGGTGTCTTCGCGCTGGTGCCGCAAATCGTCGACGCGGTGAAAGTGCCGGTGATTGCTGCCGGCGGTATTGCCGATGCACGAGGCGTCGCGGCGGCATTTATGTTGGGCGCTTCAGCGGTGCAGGTGGGTACGGCGTATCTGTTCACACCGGAAGCCAAAGTCAGCGCCTCCCATCACAAGGCATTGCGCACGGCAAAGGAAAGCGAGACTGCTGTCACTAATATTTTCACCGGCCGCCCGGCGCGGGGAATTCTGAACCGGGTCATGCGTGAACTCGGGCCGATGAGCGACAAGGCACCGGCCTTTCCATTGGCGGGTGGAGCGTTGATGCCATTGCGGGCGAAGGGGGAAGCGGATTTCAGCAACCTTTGGGCCGGGCAGGCATTTACGTTGGGGGTAGAGATGACGACGGCGGAGCTGACGCGGCGCTTGGCAGAGGAAGGGTTGGCGAAACTGCTGCGCGTGTAG
- a CDS encoding MDR family oxidoreductase: MFQGILIDKDDSGYRATLQEINDDQLPEGDVTVRVAYSTLNFKDGLAITGSSPVVRKFPMVPGIDLAGTVEVSGHPDYKVGDQVVLNGWGVGEGHWGGLAQKARLNGDWLIPLPPEFTPAQAMAIGTAGYTAMLSILALEHNGVTPEQGDVLVTGANGGVGSFAIALLSKLGYRVVASTGRTSEHDYLKQLGASEIIDRATLSEPGKPLAKERWAAVIDSVGSHTLANACASTKANGTVAACGLAQGMDFPASVAPFILRGVTLAGINSVTQPKAKRVLAWNRLAKDLDFALLPLISHEIGLSEAIEAAPRLLAGQLRGRVVVDVNR, translated from the coding sequence ATGTTCCAAGGCATTTTGATCGACAAAGACGACAGCGGTTACCGGGCCACACTGCAAGAGATCAATGACGATCAACTGCCCGAGGGCGATGTGACCGTGCGAGTGGCGTACAGCACGCTGAATTTCAAGGACGGTCTGGCGATCACCGGCAGCAGCCCGGTGGTGCGAAAATTCCCGATGGTGCCGGGCATCGATCTGGCGGGGACTGTCGAAGTCAGTGGGCATCCGGACTACAAGGTCGGTGATCAGGTCGTACTCAATGGCTGGGGTGTAGGCGAAGGGCATTGGGGCGGATTGGCGCAGAAGGCGCGCTTGAATGGCGACTGGCTGATTCCATTGCCCCCGGAATTCACCCCTGCCCAGGCAATGGCCATCGGCACGGCCGGCTACACGGCGATGCTGAGCATTCTGGCGCTGGAGCATAACGGCGTGACGCCGGAGCAGGGCGATGTCCTGGTCACGGGCGCCAACGGCGGTGTAGGCAGTTTCGCCATCGCGTTGCTGAGCAAGCTCGGTTACCGGGTGGTTGCGTCCACTGGTCGTACCTCCGAGCACGACTACCTCAAGCAGTTGGGGGCCAGCGAAATCATCGACCGCGCTACGCTGTCGGAACCGGGCAAGCCGCTGGCCAAGGAGCGTTGGGCGGCCGTGATCGACTCGGTCGGCAGTCACACCCTGGCCAACGCCTGTGCCAGCACGAAGGCCAACGGCACTGTCGCTGCATGTGGCCTGGCGCAAGGCATGGATTTTCCAGCCTCCGTTGCCCCGTTTATTTTGCGTGGCGTGACACTGGCCGGGATCAACAGCGTGACCCAGCCCAAAGCCAAACGAGTGCTCGCCTGGAATCGCCTGGCCAAGGATCTGGACTTCGCTTTGCTGCCGCTGATCAGTCACGAAATCGGTTTGAGTGAAGCAATAGAAGCCGCGCCACGATTACTTGCGGGTCAGCTGCGCGGTCGAGTGGTGGTGGATGTGAATCGCTAA
- the ada gene encoding bifunctional DNA-binding transcriptional regulator/O6-methylguanine-DNA methyltransferase Ada, with amino-acid sequence MTTTENDPRWAAVVARDPRADGQFVYAVKTTGIYCRPSSLARLPKPQNVEFFDTAEQAQAAGYRPSKRAAKDQSDVAAQHAATVAAACRQIETAEHLPALSELADVAGLSSFHFHRVFKAVTGLTPKGYATAHRSRKVRQRLSGGGSVTEALYDAGFNSNSRFYEAADQLLGMKPGDYRAEGQNNDIRFAVGQCSLGAILVAQSVRGVCAILLGDDPHQLVCDLQDKFRRANLIGADHEFEQLIAKVVGFIEAPAIGLDLPLDVQGTAFQERVWQALREIPAGSTASYADIAQRIGAPKAVRAVAQACGANSLAVAIPCHRVVRSDGNLSGYRWGVERKRQLLERES; translated from the coding sequence ATGACAACCACCGAGAACGATCCCCGCTGGGCCGCCGTCGTCGCCCGGGATCCCCGCGCTGACGGGCAGTTTGTGTACGCGGTGAAAACCACCGGCATCTACTGCCGCCCCAGCAGCCTGGCGCGTTTGCCGAAGCCGCAGAATGTCGAGTTCTTTGACACGGCCGAACAGGCCCAGGCAGCGGGTTACCGCCCAAGCAAACGAGCGGCGAAGGATCAAAGTGATGTCGCCGCGCAACATGCCGCGACCGTCGCCGCTGCTTGTCGTCAGATCGAAACAGCCGAGCATCTGCCGGCGCTGAGTGAACTGGCCGACGTCGCGGGCCTGAGCAGTTTTCACTTTCACCGTGTGTTTAAAGCCGTTACCGGACTGACACCCAAGGGCTACGCCACAGCCCACCGTTCACGCAAGGTTCGTCAACGGCTAAGCGGTGGAGGTTCGGTGACCGAGGCTTTGTATGACGCCGGTTTCAACTCCAACAGCCGTTTTTATGAGGCGGCGGATCAGCTGCTGGGCATGAAACCCGGTGACTACCGCGCGGAAGGCCAGAACAATGACATTCGATTCGCCGTTGGCCAGTGTTCACTGGGGGCGATTCTGGTGGCGCAGAGCGTACGCGGTGTTTGCGCGATTCTACTGGGTGATGACCCGCACCAACTGGTGTGCGACCTGCAAGACAAGTTTCGGCGAGCCAACCTGATTGGCGCCGATCATGAGTTCGAGCAACTGATCGCCAAGGTCGTCGGTTTTATCGAAGCCCCGGCCATTGGCCTGGATTTACCGCTGGACGTTCAAGGCACGGCATTTCAGGAGCGCGTCTGGCAGGCGTTGCGGGAGATTCCTGCAGGCAGCACTGCCAGTTACGCGGATATTGCCCAGCGCATCGGTGCACCGAAAGCGGTGCGCGCCGTGGCCCAGGCCTGCGGCGCGAACAGTCTGGCGGTGGCGATCCCGTGCCACCGCGTGGTGCGCAGCGATGGCAACCTGTCGGGCTATCGCTGGGGGGTGGAGCGCAAGCGGCAGTTGCTGGAACGCGAAAGCTGA
- the alkB gene encoding DNA oxidative demethylase AlkB → MNPITLDLFADPEPEQQPRREQIGEKSYVLRGFALPWLEQLLSALETVLAASPFRHMITPGGFTMSAAMSSCGTWGWTTDRSGYRYSRHDPRTDAPWPEMPPVFLELAQAAALEAGFADFMPDSCLINRYIPGAKMSLHQDKDEASYAAPIVSVSLGLPAMFLFGGFERSDKSQRVPVFHGDIVVWGGVDRLRYHGVLPIKEGQHRRMGEQRINFTFRTAQ, encoded by the coding sequence ATGAACCCGATCACTCTCGATCTGTTTGCCGACCCAGAGCCCGAACAGCAACCTCGGCGCGAGCAAATTGGCGAAAAGTCCTACGTCTTGAGAGGCTTTGCCCTGCCTTGGCTGGAGCAATTACTGTCTGCGCTCGAGACGGTTCTGGCAGCATCGCCGTTCCGGCACATGATCACGCCCGGCGGCTTTACCATGTCAGCGGCCATGAGCAGTTGCGGCACATGGGGGTGGACCACCGACCGCAGCGGTTATCGCTATTCCCGTCATGATCCACGGACCGACGCCCCCTGGCCGGAAATGCCGCCGGTCTTTCTTGAGCTCGCACAGGCCGCGGCGCTCGAAGCCGGTTTTGCCGATTTCATGCCGGATTCTTGCCTGATCAACCGCTATATCCCTGGCGCGAAGATGTCATTGCACCAGGACAAGGACGAAGCGTCCTACGCAGCGCCGATCGTTTCGGTGTCGCTGGGCCTGCCGGCGATGTTCCTGTTCGGTGGTTTTGAACGCAGCGACAAAAGTCAGCGGGTACCGGTGTTCCATGGCGATATCGTGGTCTGGGGTGGCGTCGATCGCCTGCGTTATCACGGGGTCTTGCCGATCAAGGAGGGCCAGCATCGGCGCATGGGCGAGCAACGGATCAACTTTACGTTTCGTACCGCACAGTGA
- a CDS encoding 2OG-Fe(II) oxygenase, giving the protein MIEHFLDALDWATLEQQLDQDGCAIIRSLISSETCDDISALYARSEPFRSHVMMARHGFGRGEYKYFRYPLPEIIATLRKSLYPRLVPIANRWYEQMDLPVRFPDTQAAFLERCHAADQVRPTPLLLQYGPQDYNCLHQDLYGEHVFPLQVAILLSEPGEDFTGGEFVLTEQRPRMQSRPQVIGLKKGDAVIFAVNQRPVKGVRGYYRVTLRHGVSRLHSGKRHTLGIIFHDAL; this is encoded by the coding sequence ATGATCGAGCACTTTCTGGATGCACTCGATTGGGCAACACTGGAGCAACAACTGGATCAGGATGGTTGCGCGATCATCCGCTCGCTGATCAGCAGCGAGACGTGCGATGACATCAGTGCGCTGTACGCCCGATCCGAACCGTTCCGCTCGCACGTCATGATGGCTCGTCACGGCTTCGGCCGTGGCGAGTACAAATACTTCCGCTATCCGTTGCCAGAGATCATCGCCACATTGCGCAAATCGCTCTACCCTCGGCTGGTGCCGATCGCCAACCGCTGGTACGAGCAAATGGACTTGCCGGTCCGTTTCCCTGATACGCAGGCGGCGTTCCTTGAACGCTGCCACGCCGCCGATCAGGTGCGTCCAACGCCGCTGTTGCTGCAATATGGGCCACAGGACTACAACTGCCTGCATCAGGATCTGTACGGCGAACACGTTTTTCCGCTGCAAGTGGCGATTCTTCTGTCAGAGCCGGGCGAAGATTTCACCGGCGGCGAGTTTGTCCTGACCGAACAACGCCCACGGATGCAGTCGCGCCCCCAGGTCATTGGATTGAAAAAAGGTGACGCGGTGATCTTTGCCGTCAACCAGCGACCGGTCAAAGGCGTTCGCGGCTATTACCGGGTCACCCTGCGCCACGGAGTGAGTCGCCTGCACAGTGGAAAACGGCATACCCTTGGCATCATCTTTCACGACGCGTTATGA
- a CDS encoding methylated-DNA--[protein]-cysteine S-methyltransferase, giving the protein MSTSPIRFISGTSSLGILLLAASAQGLCALLLGDDLETLERDLARRFPGQPQRDEGLMPALEHTLRYLDNPLTVLDLPLDLSGSVFQQRVWEALRQIPLGQTVSYQRIARQLGQPKAFRAVANACGANPLAIIVPCHRVLRQDGSLGGYRWGLERKRQLLEREAQQ; this is encoded by the coding sequence ATGTCTACCTCCCCGATTCGTTTCATCAGCGGCACTTCAAGCCTTGGCATCCTGCTGCTGGCCGCCAGCGCGCAGGGATTGTGCGCGTTGCTGCTCGGCGATGACCTGGAGACGCTGGAACGCGACCTAGCACGGCGATTTCCCGGCCAGCCCCAACGTGATGAAGGCTTGATGCCGGCGTTGGAACACACCCTCCGCTATCTCGACAACCCTCTGACAGTGCTCGATTTGCCACTGGACCTGTCGGGTAGCGTTTTCCAGCAGCGCGTCTGGGAAGCTTTGCGCCAAATCCCGCTCGGCCAAACCGTCAGTTACCAGCGGATCGCCCGTCAACTGGGACAACCCAAAGCGTTCCGGGCCGTGGCCAATGCCTGCGGCGCGAACCCGCTGGCAATCATCGTGCCCTGCCATCGGGTACTGCGCCAGGATGGCAGCCTCGGCGGTTACCGCTGGGGCCTGGAGCGCAAGCGGCAACTGTTGGAACGCGAGGCGCAGCAATGA
- a CDS encoding DUF1883 domain-containing protein: MKFIHQREHLNEDDIVVIQCSQMCNIRLMNDANFRSFKNGGRHTYHGGAFDTFPARITAPSTGFWNITIDTVNRRPISVTRKPTLTHSIKIIRRSTSKLS; the protein is encoded by the coding sequence ATGAAATTTATCCACCAGCGCGAGCACCTCAATGAAGACGACATCGTCGTCATCCAGTGCTCCCAAATGTGCAACATCCGCTTGATGAACGACGCCAATTTCCGCAGCTTCAAGAATGGCGGCCGTCACACTTACCATGGCGGTGCTTTCGACACCTTCCCGGCCCGCATTACTGCACCGAGTACCGGTTTCTGGAACATCACCATCGACACCGTCAACCGTCGGCCGATCAGCGTAACCCGCAAACCGACCCTGACTCACTCGATCAAGATCATCCGCCGCTCCACCTCAAAACTGAGCTGA